Sequence from the Priestia megaterium genome:
AATATCTCGGAAAAAGTCGGCATTTTGGTTTTTGGAGAGATACCCATTTGATGGTGAAGGGTGAGGCAGTCCGTTCATTGCAGCTTATTTTCTTGCAAGACTGGTATTATATGACAGGTCAGACGATGCTTACTCAAACGTATCTATCGCCTGATTTAATTGACATTGATATGGAAAAGTGCGGCGGTGTTCAAATGATTGCTGGCGGACCAGACCGTGAGTGGGAAATTATCAAACACTTATTTTTTGCGATGATTACGTCTGCGAAAGAGTCCATTTGGATTGCTTCTCCTTACTTCATACCTGATGAAGATATTTTTACTTCCCTCAAAGTAGCTGCTCTAAGCGGTATAGATGTAAGGCTTCTTGTACCTCAGAAGCCAGATAAAAAAATTGTTTTTCATGCATCACGCTCTTATTTTCCGGAGCTGCTAGAAGCAGGTGTGAAAATTTACGAGTATAAAAAAGGATTTATGCACAGCAAGATTGTGATTGTTGATAGAGAAATTGCCTCTATTGGAACAGCTAACATGGACATGAGAAGCTTTCATTTGAATTTTGAAGTAAATGCTTTTTTATATCGCACGGCTAGTACCCAAAAGCTCGTATATGAATATATGCAAGATTTAGAAGAAACGAGTGAGCTTCACTTTAAAGACTTTGAAAAGCGGCCATTTATACAGCGGCTATTTGAATCAACAGCCCGTTTGCTTTCACCGCTATTATAATTACTGTAAACCACATTGCGTATGCTGCAATGTGGTTTTTTTCTGAAAGAAAAGGGTTTAGTAGAAAGGTGTCGAATACAAGGATATAGCTCGCTACTATAGGAAGGAGAAATGTAAGATTGTTAGTTGCCCAAACAGAAGAAGGCCTCATTTCACTAGCTCAGCGCTTTTCGCTTGAACAGCTTAAGCTGTGGAAAAAAGAAAAGCAGTTCTACTGTCCCTCTTGTCAATCCCCTGTACAGTTAAAGGTAGGTACAAAAAAAATCCCTCATTTTGCTCACTTGAAAAAAACGTGCGTCGCTCAGCATGAAGGTGAAACAGATTATCATCTCGACGGAAAGCGAAAGCTGTTTCACTGGTTTAGTTCTCATCTTGAAGTCGAGTTGGAAAGTTATCTTCCTGAAATTATGCAGCGTCCAGATCTTCTTGTAGATACGCCCTCGCAAAAATATGCAATCGAATTTCAATGTGCTTCCTTATCCTCCTCAGTGCTAACCAAACGTTCTATTCATTATGAGAAAGGAAATTATATGCCCCTTTGGATTATGGGGGCAAAAAGAATGAAGCGCTTATCCACTTATATGTATCAGCTTTCTTTTCAAGAGTGGCAGTTTCTTACTCTTTCCGATTATACGCCCACACTTCTTTATTTTTCACCTTCTACTAATCAACTGTTGAAACTTGAACATCTTATTCCTTTTTCATCTCAGATTTGTTATGCACAGCTTGTCGTGCTCTCTCCTCACGAGCATACCTTTCATGATCTTTTTTCTACACATACACAACCTCAATTTTTCTCTTCATGGATAAAGAAAAAGAAGGCATGGAGAACGCATTATATCCTCTATCCTAATCAGAAGCTTCAGCCTTTTTTACACGCTCTTTATGAAAACAATATTCCTCCCTCCCATATTCCAGCAGAAGCAGGCATGCCGCTGACTTCTTTATACATGGTTGAAACGTCTGCTGCTATATGGCAAACGTGGCTGCTTCTTGATTTAATGCAGCAGAAGCAAGTAGGGGATTTAGTTACAGAAAAAGAGTTATGCCGGCTATGGCTCTACAGAATTCATCAGAGGCATATTGTATTTCGGTCTTTGCCGATGGCCCCTGTTGCTGTGGAACAGCCCCTGTTTGAGTATATAGAGGTATTATGCCGGCTAGGGATGCTAACGTATATAACTTCTGGGGTATACAAAATCAGAAGGTCCTACACGATTCCAAAGCAAACATCTGATGCTTTTTTAGAAGATGGACAAATGATGAAAAAGTGGTTAAATCAAGCAAAAGAAGTGACATAATCACTGAAAATCAGTACGCTTAAGAAAGAATCCTTTTTTCAAAAGCGTACTGACTTTTGATTAATTCTTTTAAAACAACATACAATAACGAAAGAAATAAAAAGGATTCGCCTTAGAAAAAGCGAACAGTTATAGACAGGTAGAAAAAGATGGAGGGATGACCATGAGTGAACAATCAAAAGTAAAAAAGTTACCAAGTAGAAGCGAGATAAAAGTAGAAGATACGTGGAAACTAGAGGATATTTTTGCTTCAGATGACGCATGGGAAAAAGAATTTGAAGAAGTAAAAGCTCTTATTCCGCAAATGGAAAAATTCAAAGGGAAGCTTGGAGAGTCGGCTCAAACTTTGTACGACGCTCTTCAAGAACAAGACGAGCTCACAATGCGCGTTAGTAAACTTTATACATATGCTCATATGCGCTACGATCAAGATACCACTAACTCTTTTTATCAAGGGTTAAATGATCGTATCAAAACACTTTATACCCAAATTGCAAGTGCACTATCGTATGTAACACCAGAAATTTTGTCTATTGAAGAATCAAAAATTAAACAATACATGACGGAACATAAAGAGCTAAAGTTATATGCTCACGCGTTAGATGAAATTACTCGCGAGCGTCCGCACATTTTATCAGAAAGTGAAGAAGCGCTTCTCGCTCAGGCTTCTGAAGTGCTAGGATCTTCAAGCAACACGTTTGGAATGCTAAATAACGCAGATTTAGAGTTCCCTTCCATTAAAGATGAAAATGGAGAAGAAGTAGAAATTACGCACGGGCGCTATATTCGCTTTTTAGAAAGCAGCGATCGCCGCGTACGAGAAGAAGCATTTAAAGCGGTGTATGAAACGTACGGTAAATTTAAAAATACGTTTGCAAGTACGTTAAGCGGCACGGTGAAAAAAGATAATTTTAGTGCCCGCGTTCGTCACTATAATTCAGCTCGTCACTCAGCTCTTAGCACAAATAATATTCCAGAAGAAGTATACGATAACTTAGTTAAAACAGTGAACGATAATTTGCATTTATTGCATCGATATATTGATTTACGTAAGAAAGTATTAGGAATTGAAGAGCTTCATATGTATGATCTCTATACGCCTTTAGTAAAAGACGTAAAAATGGAAGTAACCTATGAAGAGGCAAAAGATTATATTTTAAAAGGTCTGAAACCACTAGGTGAAGACTACCTTAACGTGTTAAAAGAAGGATTTGAAAATCGTTGGGTAGATGTTCATGAGAACAAAGGCAAGCGAAGCGGTGCTTATTCTTCAGGAACGTACGGCACCAATCCTTATATCTTAATGAACTGGCAGGATAATGTAAATAACTTGTTTACACTAGCCCATGAATTTGGCCATTCTGTACACAGTTATTACACAAGAAAAACGCAGCCATATCCTTACGGAGATTATTCAATCTTTGTTGCAGAAGTAGCTTCAACGTGTAATGAAGCGCTTCTAAACGATTATTTACTAAAAACGATTGATGATGAAAAGCAGCGCTTGTACTTGCTTAACCATTATTTAGAAGGATTCCGCGGTACGGTATTCCGTCAAACGATGTTTGCTGAATTTGAGCACGATGTGCACGTGCGTGCTCAAAACGGAGAGCCGCTTACACCTGAATTATTAACAAAATTATATTATGACTTAAATAAAAAGTATT
This genomic interval carries:
- a CDS encoding competence protein CoiA gives rise to the protein MLVAQTEEGLISLAQRFSLEQLKLWKKEKQFYCPSCQSPVQLKVGTKKIPHFAHLKKTCVAQHEGETDYHLDGKRKLFHWFSSHLEVELESYLPEIMQRPDLLVDTPSQKYAIEFQCASLSSSVLTKRSIHYEKGNYMPLWIMGAKRMKRLSTYMYQLSFQEWQFLTLSDYTPTLLYFSPSTNQLLKLEHLIPFSSQICYAQLVVLSPHEHTFHDLFSTHTQPQFFSSWIKKKKAWRTHYILYPNQKLQPFLHALYENNIPPSHIPAEAGMPLTSLYMVETSAAIWQTWLLLDLMQQKQVGDLVTEKELCRLWLYRIHQRHIVFRSLPMAPVAVEQPLFEYIEVLCRLGMLTYITSGVYKIRRSYTIPKQTSDAFLEDGQMMKKWLNQAKEVT
- the pepF gene encoding oligoendopeptidase F, with protein sequence MSEQSKVKKLPSRSEIKVEDTWKLEDIFASDDAWEKEFEEVKALIPQMEKFKGKLGESAQTLYDALQEQDELTMRVSKLYTYAHMRYDQDTTNSFYQGLNDRIKTLYTQIASALSYVTPEILSIEESKIKQYMTEHKELKLYAHALDEITRERPHILSESEEALLAQASEVLGSSSNTFGMLNNADLEFPSIKDENGEEVEITHGRYIRFLESSDRRVREEAFKAVYETYGKFKNTFASTLSGTVKKDNFSARVRHYNSARHSALSTNNIPEEVYDNLVKTVNDNLHLLHRYIDLRKKVLGIEELHMYDLYTPLVKDVKMEVTYEEAKDYILKGLKPLGEDYLNVLKEGFENRWVDVHENKGKRSGAYSSGTYGTNPYILMNWQDNVNNLFTLAHEFGHSVHSYYTRKTQPYPYGDYSIFVAEVASTCNEALLNDYLLKTIDDEKQRLYLLNHYLEGFRGTVFRQTMFAEFEHDVHVRAQNGEPLTPELLTKLYYDLNKKYFGDNLVIDEEIGLEWARIPHFYYNYYVYQYATGFSAAAALSKQILEEGDAAVERYVGFLKSGSSDYPIEVLKKAGVDMTTSQPIEEALAVFEEKLTEMERLLNQ